A segment of the Pelecanus crispus isolate bPelCri1 chromosome Z, bPelCri1.pri, whole genome shotgun sequence genome:
CTAAATCTATGCTTTGTAAAGAGAGAACATGCATATATAACAGCACAACTGACTCGGGGGGTATCATGTGACACAAAGCAGAATGAACAGCAGTTAATGCAAATTATTATAGAAAGTAACCTAGCCCTGGaaaacatggtttagtggaccTCAACTCAAAGAGTAATACaataggagaaaacaaacaaacaaacaaacatctGTAGTATGTACAAACAGTGGCGGGATTTTTCCAGCATATGGGGATACACAACTTAAAAAGTGTTGCTCCCTTTAGTTGACCCAGGTGTGCTATTGTAAAGCTTCATTAGCATTGCATCAGAGAAGACCAGCCAGGCAGTTCTGACTGGCCCATCCCCTTCTAGGCAGATCACAGATTTACCTTCCCACCCTATCCcctttcctcctgtttctctcTGCACCCAGGCAGGCAGTTGTAGGAAGAACATGTTCTGCTGCATCACAGTTCTGAGGTGTTATGTTTGATCGTCCTTATGTGTCCCTGAATTGGAGTTGCATCTGGCCACCAGAGGCAACATACTTTTACAGGATGATACAACTACCTGGGTAACTGTGTGACTGCCAGTTAAAgccattcatttttcttaatcCTGTTTATCCTCTTACTAGTTACAACATTGTGTATCAGAGTCACATTTGTTCCAGCATCATTAAGGGTAACACAACCTTCAGTAACTAGTTACCACAGACTGAAGCGAATAACAGAGGTGACTTCAGCAGCAATTTTTGGAAATGATGGTTTTGAGAGGAACCTGTGATGGATCATGGTTTCTTCTCCTGTGGCAGGTTGTGTCTTGAAGCCTATGTAATCAAGGTGGAGAGACATGTTACATTCCAcgatatttttatacattttatcTGTATGCAAATAGTGGGAGTTGTTTAGGAGCACACCTAGAATGATGGAAGGGGCAGGGCTTGCAAGCCAGAATTTAAACCATTATGTGTCCAAGATGCTAGATTGATTGCATTTTCATGGAGATGGCTTAGCCCTCTTAGCTCAAACCAGCCATTTAACCACTTGGGAGAGTCAGCTGACACTGGGCAGACCTTCCAGCGCAACAGTCTCATGATGCATATGTGGGGTCACACATGATCATGGCACAAGGGGCAAGACAATCCCGAACTTCCCTATTGCTCATCACCTGCATTTTAAAGTGAAGGTGCAGGTAGTAATACAACCTGTTCCATCCTGGTCCTGGACTGCATCCCCAGTGGCTGTTCTATGTGGCATTTGACAAACGAGAGCTCTTTAGGGGAGAATGGCTTGTAGGTCCATTGCTGCACACAGCCAACAGTGTGTCTGATAATTTAATTATTGCAAactgctcctccccagctgtCACTTTTGTAGTGAATCGTCAAGGAAGACACAGGATTAAACTGAGCAATCTGCTGGAAGCTTTTGGTCTTTTGCAAACTGCACAGCATTATGTATACTGTAGAACAGCAGTTCCTGCATACTTCCAAAATCTTTCCCAAAGTAACCTCCTCTTTTCAGAGATTCTATCACTGAGGGATTGCAGCAAGCCAGgagaacagaaatgtttaagTCCTTGTAGTCTTTCAGGATTTCCTTTAGAGTATTCACTCCAGTGGTGTCCAAAAATGAGATGGAAGAGCAATCTACAACAAGGGCTTCAAAATCAATTTGCTTAGGAACTAGTTGCAGAGTGGTTTCTCCGATGCCCAGTCCATTAGCAGTTGTGTGATTTCCCTTTCtcagatgctgcttttccttcttctcatatttcttccttctagcAGCTTCTAGGTTAGGATCTAAGTTAGTCAATCTGTACAGAGACTTTAGGAAGTAGTTTCTATTTGCATAGTAAAGTGGGGCCTCAAAACGGAATATTTTGACCTTTGGAACAGAAGAGAGATTTTCATATTCTAAGTCATCCTCATAAAAGCTGGTGTCTTGGATCTGACCAAGCAGAGTTGTCCGTGGCCGCTGTGTCCGAACAATGATGCATAACATGGAGAAAACAATGCCAACCAATAGCCCTATTTCTGTGCTGATCAAGGCAGAGGCAGACATGGTAATGACCCAAACAAGTGTGTCCACCTTATTCACGTGGTATCGTTTTGGCACATCTCGGAACTTCCTCAGGGCTCCTCGGAGGCTGACAATGATGATACAAGCCAGGACACACTTCTGCAAGGAGTAGAAGAGAGGTGCCAAGAAGAGCAGCACCAGCAAAACCACCATTGCGCTAATTACTCCAGAAACTTGAGTCTGGCAGCCTGTAGATGTTTTGACGAGTGTTTTTGCCAGAGCTGCACTGGTTGCAAAAGagtggaagaaagaaggaatgaTGTTGCAGAACCCCACAGCGAACATTTCCTGATTGGCTCGGATGGTGTAAGCATATTTCTTTGCACACATTTCAGAAAGGGATACAGTGAAGACAAAGCTGACTATGGCAAGAGGCAAAGCATCTACAGCGACTTGGAGCATTAAGTTGAAGTGTGGTACCTTGGGTGGAATAAATCCTGTTGGAATAGCTCCAGAAACACTGGATGCATACACTTCATTTAACTTCCCGTAGTGTGACACCAGTGTTGCCACAACAATAACTACCAGCTCTGTGGGAAGAGGAAATTTCAGCTTATGCTTATACCGATCTCCCAGTTCCTTAGCAGTGACCAGCACCACGATACAAATAGCACTTGTGATGACATCACAAAGGTTAGCCTGAGAAATGTTCCGGAAAATATTAATCCAGGTAATAATAAGCATCCCATGCCCTTGACTGCGTGGTATTTTTATTCCAATCAGATATTTCACTTGGGCTGTTAAAATGGTTAAGGAAGCACCAGTTGCAAAGCCATCTAGTACGGACTCAGATAGGTACATAGATACAAAACCAAGACGAAAGATTCCCATTAGAACCTGaggagagacaaaaaaaaaaaaaaaaaaaaaaagagaaaaaaagatgagccTTAAATGGTACTGCAAATAATTAAGTACAGATGGGAGAGAACTAGCTGGAGGCAGAGATAGCATTTGGCTATTTGAATCTTAAAACCGGAATTATCCTTTGATGTTTCcaggctgcttttaaaatgtgattccTAACTGTTGTGGGATACTACAAACCCGAGAGGTGAATGAGGAGTTTGAGACAGGGTCAATCAAACATTGGTCTGAAGTGACTCCACTGAAGTGGCTTGtctgaattttatttccaaTGCAAAGAGCAGTGGATCAAAAAATGCTTCTGTTATACCAAAgtcaattttcttttgttcctgaCTTAAAGTGAATAAAGTTAAAACTTACAGCCATTACTTTGTAAACAGAACTTGAATGACAACAGCTAAAATCCCTACCTTAGTGGCACTGTTATATtaaacagcttttaattttagCCTTGTGAACAGAAGGGAAAGTGGAGCACTGACAGTCTTCGTGGCATGCCTAACGTCCAAAGAGCTAACAAACTTTCCCAGATCCCAGGATGCTGTCCTTAACTAgttgcttctccttcctttgaTGGCTTTAGAAAATACAGCTTCACAAGGGCATTTTGTTGTTCATAAATGTGACCTGAATTGTCTTAGTAAACAGGAAGGTAGCTAGCTCTTTCTTAATTCATATACATATACAATTAATAGGTAAGTATGTTCATCGTGCTTCCTTCTGTGTTCTCTTGATATCCTTGTGATGGATGGGTAGCAGGTTGGTAAGTCTTAAAGAGCCCAGCACAACCAGTGTCTGAAAAGTAGGCTAGTCAGTCTATTTCCCCTCTTgtcctttctgcttctgaattaTCTTTGGACAGCAGTTTGGTAGAACATATTACCCACTAGCAAAACGCTGAGCAGCACATTCTGAACCTGTGTAGTAGTAGGTGAGTTGGTCTGCATCTTTATTAAATTATCTGGGGAAACAGAATTGTGTCTTTATTGGTGAAGTACACAGCTACCGTGGAATTTCCCTCAAGGTCGTGGTCCCATGAAAGCAGCAAGGCCAAGATGCAGTAGAGTATCAAAACAATGTTAACGGTCTTGCAGAAGTCTCTTGTTTTACCTGTGCTTGCTAGTAGCTAAGAAAACCGCCAGCCTCATGCTTTCTCTGAGCCTACAGTTAGGCTTCCTGGAGAAAACAGTCCATCATTCAAGTGAACTGATGCTGTACGTCTCATTGAAAGAGAGTCAAACCAAAGCTTAGGTCATGCAAAGAAACTTTAGGAACTTCATACCTTGCCTCTGGAGGTCAGCAACCACTTACCTGATACACTCCAGCCACAAATGTCAAGGCTGTAGCAATGCCAATAGCGTAGCATTCTTTCCCACACTCAGCATTCATCCCTGCAATTGTAAGGTTGAAGGCAGTTGTGTTGGACTGACTGTCATTCTGCAGAGAGCCATCACCCAAGGCTGATGGGGCATCATCATTCAAGTCAAACCCAGCCAAGAGAAGTTCTCGATCCACAACTTGTCCTACCATTAAGCTTATCAAGCTGAAAATGCCAACTGAGACATGACGGGATGTGCCCATTAAGAAATAGATGATATTGGCAAAGAATGATGTGTAAAGACTATAAATGGGCTTCAGACCTGCCAGCAGTGAGTATGCGATTGCTTGGGGCACCAAAATGATCCCAATCACTAACCCAGACATAACATCCCCCCAAATGTACTCTTTGCACTGGTATTTGGGAAGCCATCGTAAAACAGGAAGAAAGTCCATGACAAAGTTCTTCAGCTTCTTTGgggtgcaggagcagctctTCCTCAGCTTAGCTAGCATGACTTCTTTCCTATTAATCTTGACACGAGTCTTTCTTTCCATAAGAAAGCAGGAAGAGGTGCTGTTTTCCATTCTGGTAGCTTCAAGTGGTCTTTCCATTGTCCCAGTGTTTACTTCATGTATGTGTTCCTGCAATGTGAAGAAAAGGGGTGTTAGGTTGCAGCTCattaagggtttttttagcaCAGATGCTTAACACTAAAAGTTTGTCACCTGATTGTGCTTTTAAGGAAGCATCATCCCAACAAGAAAACCACCCCAGGGCTCCAGTGACACATAATACTAAGAAATAAATCTGCAGATTGAGCCCTTTCTTGCAGACATTTAAGAGTACATTTGATTGAATCCAGTTTGTTTTACTAAGGAGAAATGGAGTTAAATTAGTCATTTCTTTGTACAACAAATATTTCCATCAGTTCTTCCAAATACTCCATCATAGAGGTCTCTGTGATCAGAGGCAGCACTTGATGGTGTGAAATAAACATACTAGTGAGGTAGGCTATGGTCTTTCTAATAATGCATCTTGTAGTCATTGGTGTGGAACTCACATGTGGTATAGTGATCTCTCACTGCAGCTGTCCTCAATGCACAGGAGAAAAATTTTTCTAGTAGAACCTGTAAAGCAGAGTTTTCTGGAGAGCAACGATTTAGTCTTAAGCAAAAATTTGTGCACAAACCATTGATGGACTCTTAGAAGCTGCTACATAACATGGACCTGTTGAATTGTGAATTGTTTTGATGTGCAGCTTCCATTAATTAATAAGCATCTCCTCAGAAATACCACTTTGGTTACATATGGTCCATGCACCATGATGAGATCTCTTACCATCTCAGAAGAATGCCACATGTTAGTATTTTCAGGTTTAAACCCATAGTTACCCTAGCTTTGCTCTCCAGGGAATAAGATAAAACAAGATATTCTGTGGGCAACAGAACAAACGCAGCAGTGTTTCCTATGGTTCTACTGCATGTCACTTTTCTGATACATAATGACCGGGAAAATTTGTATTCTCCAGATGGAGATGCTTTTGGTGTCTCTTGCCTCTATGAACACAATTGTTTTCACCAGAATCAGTCTCTGCAGTTTTGCTCAACTGTCAAATTAGGTTGAAATTATCTTAGTGCATTCATAAATCATTTGGGAGTAGTTGGGGACATGACTGAGAGGCAAAACAGTATGTCATGCAAGTGCCCTACCTTAAACAGtctaaaagtaaaaataggAGCAGGAAGGTGGAAAATGTCAAACAGGCTATGCCAAGTGGCAAATCTTGCCTTGTGGTTTGCagtggaaaggaggaaaagactTCGAAGAGTGGACGCCCATGTATAAGTACTGGGAGATAAGGAATGGCTCCTATTGACCTAGAAGAAGAGAGTATGTGCTAGTACAACAGTACGCAGAATCTCTAGGAAAGAAGAACTTCTCCAGCCCAGCCTCTCCCAGTGTCATAAACAGCCAGGATCTCTGCAACAAAGCTTTTTAATGCCAGGTGTGACATTGCAATATAATGCCAAAGCTTGTCTTCACTTACaagcaaaagctttttcattcctctttcaGTATCGAGGCAGAAGCCATACCCATCAGTTTCCTAAAACTTGACATACACTCACTGGCGCAGTATTCTGTTGGTatgttttaatgattttaaCAGTTAATAGTAAGTTTAGACTCTGGTGACAAGAAGTCATCATTCTCTGTGTAAATTgcatacttttctttttttgtgaagaaGAGTACTTTGGTTTGTTAATGTTTGGAAACACCCAGTTAAAGTGTAGAATTCTAggctgagaaaaaacaaagagctTATGAGTCCCAACTGGAAGTATAATTGATAAGCAGAAGAATAGATTACCAACAGCCTGTAAGCTTTTGATGTGTAGCACTCCAAACAGAGACTGGCTTATTACAAAGtcttctgtctgctctgcttagaaattttttccaacattttaaCAAATACCTTTTGCCAGCAAATAGAAAACAGTAAGAAGATATGTATCTGTAACTAGTGCAAAAGTCTTAAACAAGTTCCCaggtattattttaaatgacacaGCATAATTTCTAAGGCCATGCAAAGTTTAACCGTGACTTGAAACAGGATGTTTAAGTGTTACAGGTATGTAATTAATAATTTggtaaaaggcagaaaagagatTCTTGTTAGAGATGTGTGGACTGATTGTCCAAGTTGAAAATGACCTGCGCAGTagtctaaatatatttttaaaaaatcagtagaTTTCTATCCATCTGAGTtacattaaatactttttagCTCCCACTGTATAAGTTTCTTTATGTTTGTAAGTAAGGTTTATTTCCATCATAAGGGAAAACTAATTAGAATTTAATGCAATTATTTAGAAAGATTGATGGCTATTTTTTACCAGTAATGCCAAATTTACTTTAGACTCTGATGACTGCATGGTTATGGTAGGCAAGATCTGCTTGGACAGGAAATAGGTTGGATCTAGTCTTTGTTAGAATGCAAAGGAAagatagaaagaaaagataactTACAACGCCAAGAGAAATACTTAAGACCATATGATTAAAGTTTCCCAAATACAGAATGCTAGCAACTGTAATAAAGACACTCGTTTTTAAGATGCAAAAAACCAACACTTCCTGTCTTACCGAAATTAGTTTGGAGAATGAGAGGGTTGTGCATGAGGACAGCAAGTCCTATTCAAATGCCACCCACTTCTTACAGCCAAGTGAATTCAGACAGCCAAGAAATAAATACGGTGCCCTTGTTCTACATACTTAAAAGCTAGTGGGCAGTTCAATATCCAATGAGTGCTTTTGATAGGCTGCATAAAAAAGATTGCATTGGCTTCTGTACACTAGGCTCATATATTTAATTGTACAGTTGCTGTCTGCCTCTCTTAACTCACACAATTACTTGCAAGTAAAattgtatttacaaaaaaacaCCATTAAAATTCACGCATGTGCATTGCTTCTGCAGATTCCTGAGGGATGACAGTAGTTTTTAATACATAACATTAATGGAATATAACTTCTCTGGAAATCTGTTAAGAGATCTTGTGTATGAATGATAATTTAGTAATATATCTTGGCTGTACTGCTTTACTGGATAATCAGAGTAGTAGTTTTTGTAAAagccaacaaaataaaaagcaagtatAATAAAGCATGTATCTTCTCAGCATTTTTGATGCTTTAGACAAAGGTCAAAAAAACTTTACTTGTGGAATTAAGTAAGTTCAAGCTAAAACACAGCCAAATGCTGACCAGGGGTCATTTTCTTcaattctttttcctcctgaaaataACAGTTTCCTTCCTGTAAATAACCATTTATTCTGCTAGATACATTTTCAGAATCCATGTCAAATTAACATGCTAGCTGTAAAACACTCAGCTCTAAAACAAGATGTTACTGGTTTCCATAAACTGTTCATGTTTAGAGTTTAGTTGTTACTTTTAGAACATAGTAAAGCCACACCAAATAATGGAAGGGACGTTGTTACCAGCAAAATACTTTGCAGCTGTGTAATGCAAGAATTCTCAGGCTGTGATCCGTGTAGCTCAGTAATAACTTAGTTGCTTCACCTGAACAAAATAGGATTCCAGCATGGCTGCATGCTATTCCCTGTACATTGGTGCAGCCTAGCAGAGAGCTGGGAGCTTCCAATGCTCTTGCCATCTCCAAAGGCAGGAGGGTGGAGAGCAGATCTCTCTACTCCTGTGCACATGAGTAGGCTCCAGCTTCTGATTCTGGCACTGAGATACACCAGCATCCTTCCACAGGGGTAATACTTGAGTGATATTCAGGAGCCCTAGGGGTGTCAGTAAATAGGCTCCTCTGCTGGTTCACCAAACTGACCCATTTTCACCTCAGCCCATACTAAGTGGTTTATAAGAAAAGGGACAATCCCTATTTCAGGCTCTCCCTCAGCCCCCAGGGCTTCACAGAAcataatatttgcattttattcaaGTGAAGGCTTCCCATCAGTTTCTGAAAGAGCTGTTCTTAGCAGGGGTGTGCAGATGAAGCAGCTTATAGTGTAGAACATGTTTATCCATTGCATTTGACTTTGGTATCGGAACATTCTCAACTGTTTAATACAAGTGGAAGTTACATGTGTGCACATTCATATACATACGTATCATCCATATCATTACAATGAAAAGTGGtcttggttatttttaattgtattttgatGTTTGGAATCTTCACAGTTAAGTTTTTTCAAGTTGCCCTTGACTATATaagcaaaaaagcttttttttttcccccctgcttgAGTAGAACCACTGTCTGAACCAATCATTCTTTCAGGTTAAATGCAGTGACTCAGTTTATCTTGTGAAtaagagaaacaaagcaaagaccCGTTCAATCCAAACACACTGCCAACTTTCCAACTGGCCTTAGTCCcacctttcttcccctcctttcacCATGCCACTGACCTGAAAAAACCTCTCTGCAGGGGAGGAAACATTCATCACAGCACGTTCAGTGGGTTTTCTCTTTGCAGATGCCTTGGCAAGCAGTTTCTGCTGGTACACATATAACCATTCTGGCTGGATGAGCTGTTTTTTGTGAAACAgcacaacccaaaaaaccttTATTCTGATGCATTCTTTTGTCTCCCCATCCTGATTGTCCACCAGAAAATCTGAAGCTGTATCTCTAGAAACCCCAAGAGGGAGTAGGCAGTGTGAGCCTGTCTCTCTATGCTAAGATCTCTTAAATGCTGTATTTGGGACAGAAGTCAGATGGTATATCACAACTCTATACTAGAATCGCTCACTTTTGCTGAAATAGTGATTGCAAGTGTAAGTTAGGATAGAGCCCTTTGTATAATTTGAGCCAAGTGATGCTTACAGTTTTCTTTATGttcaaacaatgaaaaatcAGCTAAAAACCAATGTGGGTGGAGCAGGTTTTGTACTTATCATCTGAGGTTTCATTGTAAATTTGTTGCacaaatcacagaaaaacatgagACATCAGTTTAGCTAAGCAGTTGATTTAAAACACTTGTAGGTGTTGAGTTAAACTGCTCATGTTACTCATCTTTCATATCAGCAACCTTTTCTGCCTGTAAGAAACCTCTCTTGGTCTCTAATGGCTATGACTACATTCCTGTTCTGGTTTTGAGGATTaacacagttttgaaaaaaatccctggttAGGCTCCTTAGCCTCATAGATTCAATGTAAGAGGCGTGTTATGCTTGCAAACCAGACTTTTTTCAGAGGCAAGTACCCAGAAGCTCTGCCCCAGTGCACTCTGACCCTTTATGGTAGCATAAAAACCGACCCAGCAATTGGTTCTTTGGACAGATTTGAACAGATGCGGTGAGGACATTTAGTCTGTGGGACCTGactaatctgaaataaaatcccCTGAAATGCACATAATGTAATACAGTACTGCTTCAGCACCTACTGCTTTGATTTATTAATCTGCTTTTGTTGTACAGAATTACTTAGAGATGTCAACATAACCTATGAGTTTTAGTGACAAAACAGAACAAGCGAAATTAATGTTTCTCTCTGTCTTGCATAAGCTATTGTATTTTCACCTTCAGAGCACCAGGTGTGCCTGGAAGCAGACTTAAGCAAGGTGCCAGCAACCAAAACCATTTATTTAAACACTGACCTGGCGAGCTTTCAGGCTATAGGCAAAGAACATTGCAGTGCTTTTTAGGAAAATCATGTGAAACTTGATGGGCTCAGTTAATTTTTTGCTATATCTGGGCAAAATATTGTGGCTTCAAAGCATTTTCCTGTTGAGTTTCAATGTTACACTAATCCAAAagtgaaagatgaaaaaatattacagtttaTTGGCCTCTATGCATCAGGAAAGCCAGAACATTAGTCTTAAGTCCTCTACAAATTAACACTGCTATACTAAGGAGTTATTGTGAGAGTCAAGCAATCTTTTAGATTTGtgtatttctaattaaaatctCCCAATTGACAACTTCTACTTCCAGCTGTAAATTGATCTAGGATTTCCAAGGCAAGTTACGCTCTTTTTCAAATTCCTACGTTCACCGGCAGCTGTGATTCAATTCCTGTTTTCCCAAGGATTATCAGTCCAGTGTCTCAGTGAGTAAGATGACAGTCACTGACATGTAACAATGCCAGAAGTGATGAGCAGGCTACAATAGAACTCACACCATCAGCCAGCAGCTTTTGTTAAGGCTGGCCCATCAGATCATCCATGGGAATGGTCAGGCCTTGGAAATAAATGATCAAATAGTTTCACTGGTTCTTCAGGGACTGGGTTTGTTCAGGGGTTCTAGAATGTGCTCATCAAAATATTGGCACATACTTGAAGGGAGGGCAGCATTATTCTTCTGGAGAGTCCTAGGGCATGACCactaaaaagacattttctgtcGGGTCAAAGAACATTCCTAAAAATGAGACTTCTTGCTTTTGGGAAGGTAGCTGGTCCAAAGtgaaagtttgctttttaaaaaaatctttcaagacAGCTTTCCAAGTCCTTAGTCATCAGTCACAAAGCTAAACACtaagctgtgttttctgctctgtggtTTTGCTGGACTTTGTCTAGTCACATTAAGCGATTGTAGTGAAAAACAAGTTGATAACCCATTctcatgttttttcctgttgccttCCCTGGTATCTTAGTTTTACTACATGCAATAAGGACAATATTTTGGAAACCCTCTTTCATATTTAATCACTATGAAAATGCTCAgttttaataataatactttGAGAACCAGATAAGCTTCATATAGGCcactttttcatagaatcatagaattatagaattgtttaggttggaaaagaatcatagaatcatagaatgctttgggttggaagggacctttagaggtcatctagcccaaccccgctgcagtgagcagggacagctttaactagatcaggttgttcagagccccatccaacctgacctggaatgtttctagggatggggcctccattacctctctgggcaacctgttccagtgtttcatcaccctcattgtaaaaaattgcttccttatatccagtctaagtctattcttctttagtttaaaaccattactccttgtcctgtcacaacaggccttgctaaaaagattgtctccatctttcctataggccccctttaagtactgaaaggctgcaataaagtcttgctgcagccttctcttctccaggctgaacaaccccaactctctcagcctggccttgtagcagaggtgctcaagccctcttctggacctgctccaacaggtccatgtccttcttgtgctgagggctccagagctggacgcagtactccacgtgaggtctcaccagagcagagtagaggggcagaatcccctcccttgacgttctggccatgcttcttttgatgcagcccaggatacggttggccttctgggctgcaagtgcacattgttggctcatgtccattaaggtcatcaagtccaaccattaacctaacgctacctatccctaagtgccacatctacacgtcttttaaatacctccagggatggtgactcaaccacttccctaggcagcctgttccaatgcttgacaacactTTCCATACAGAAATTTTTCCCGATATCCAATCTATACCTCCTCTtacgcaacttgaggccatttgctcttgtcctatcacttgttacttgggagaagagacccacacccacctcactacaacctc
Coding sequences within it:
- the SLC26A1 gene encoding sulfate anion transporter 1; amino-acid sequence: MLIRNLLRNYCSYFVPLEHIHEVNTGTMERPLEATRMENSTSSCFLMERKTRVKINRKEVMLAKLRKSCSCTPKKLKNFVMDFLPVLRWLPKYQCKEYIWGDVMSGLVIGIILVPQAIAYSLLAGLKPIYSLYTSFFANIIYFLMGTSRHVSVGIFSLISLMVGQVVDRELLLAGFDLNDDAPSALGDGSLQNDSQSNTTAFNLTIAGMNAECGKECYAIGIATALTFVAGVYQVLMGIFRLGFVSMYLSESVLDGFATGASLTILTAQVKYLIGIKIPRSQGHGMLIITWINIFRNISQANLCDVITSAICIVVLVTAKELGDRYKHKLKFPLPTELVVIVVATLVSHYGKLNEVYASSVSGAIPTGFIPPKVPHFNLMLQVAVDALPLAIVSFVFTVSLSEMCAKKYAYTIRANQEMFAVGFCNIIPSFFHSFATSAALAKTLVKTSTGCQTQVSGVISAMVVLLVLLFLAPLFYSLQKCVLACIIIVSLRGALRKFRDVPKRYHVNKVDTLVWVITMSASALISTEIGLLVGIVFSMLCIIVRTQRPRTTLLGQIQDTSFYEDDLEYENLSSVPKVKIFRFEAPLYYANRNYFLKSLYRLTNLDPNLEAARRKKYEKKEKQHLRKGNHTTANGLGIGETTLQLVPKQIDFEALVVDCSSISFLDTTGVNTLKEILKDYKDLNISVLLACCNPSVIESLKRGGYFGKDFGSMQELLFYSIHNAVQFAKDQKLPADCSV